Part of the Quercus robur chromosome 5, dhQueRobu3.1, whole genome shotgun sequence genome, tacaatttttttaatgttatattttaggttctctaattaaatttaaacatatgaCTGGTTGCATTGACTAATAAATGATAcggttgagttttttttttttttttttttattcaaaaagatGTGCTACAGTGACTTATATAAACACATCTTTAAACCTgattgaaaaatctaaaaatacctaagttttacctcttctttttttttttttttttttttttttttttttttttttgtaataattcaatgaattcaaacaaatatttttgagaaaatgctcaaaaaaaatcttagattaagtacttttttttttagaagagatcAAGTACTTAGTGTGTAGTTGCGCTAATaagtataaataatattattatattaatgaTAACAATGATTTTCGGATAAATAACAATCTTTAGACATTATTTGAGTTTGGTCAAATGAGGTGAGGAAAAAAGACAGAATCTTTTCATTTGAGTTgccaaaaactaaaatttcattaataataacatGCTAATGAAATAACTTGCACAAAGAGAAATACCTTACAACATTAAGAAGCCAAGTTGTTTGAATTGCGGCACATTAATTTAACATGTGAATTTACTTGAAGATCTCCACCTTTCAACCTACATGGGAAAGGAGTTGTACACAAAACAATGCAAACAACACCCGTATTACTTATGCTAGAATGAAAATCCTGTCTCAATCTTAATATTCTACTCTATACTCCATTAATTGTAGCATGCCAAACTttggttactttttttttttaaaaaaaaaaaaaaaaaaaaatgtgtggcAGACTATAATTAGAGTATGCATATAAAGTAGAACACTAATAATGGAACAAAGGACTTTATTCTTTATCCTAAGAGAACACTTTAAATGACAAACCAGAACTACCTAACTTTTCCTCCACCACCTCGGCCAATTGCTCCACCATTCTTGGTGTCAGATAGTTAACCCAGTCTCCCACCTCACCCTTCCTAAACAAGGCTTTGTTTTCAAAGTACTTAATAGACTTGCCAGCCTTGTTTACCTCCAACTCCTTCATATTCtcaaaactacaaagttttgctATCTTTTCAACATCACCAGCTCTCTCCTCCTCCAAAGAAAATGGGAACCCCAGAAACTCTGCTAGCTTTTTCAAGTGAAAAGTGACATCTTCTTTCAGGTCCTCATACTTCAAGAACAACACCTTGTGAGGTCTCCCTATGCTTTCTTTCCAGTACCCCAACATATGGTCCCAAAAGGGACCAAATCCAATTACGCCCTTACAATACATTTCAAAGGCTTCATCTAGTGACATTGGAGCTTTAGATCcaggatcaattttgttaagaAAATGCCATGAGGAGATGAAAGTGTCAAAAGGGTTTCGACAAATATAAACAACCCGGCAACCGGACTTCTTGATTGAATCAGGCAAGGAAGGAAATGGAAGATGGGTGCCAAAAAGTCTAGGGTGTGGAAGGTTGGAGAGATCAGGAAGTTGGCGGTTGGCATAGAGCTTGTACTCAAAGAAAGGTACAAGATCATGAGGGTTTGAAGTAAGCAAAGGATGATTATTTTCCAAAGCAAAACGCTTACGATTCACAATAGCAAAAGTCAAAGCTTTTAACCATGTGGTGCCTGATTTTGGAATGGTGGCTAATACAACATCATTGTCACTTGCTTGGAAGTGCCTTTGGAATGAGACTATGGATTGGATTTCAATTGCTTGGCACCAAAACTCTTGGTACTTGTAGAGGTGAGAGGTTCTCCACCCTTTTTCTTtgggaagagaaagaagaagttcCTTGCATTCATGgcttatttcttcttcttctcctccattaCTTGATTGGTTTTTTGGGTAATGAGTGATAGTCATTGAAGTAGTATTGATAgaaattggcatgaaaattagGTCATATAAGGCCACTTATTTATAGTTGAACTCGTTCATCTTTTTGTACTAGAAGGGTTTGGATATTTTGTACACGTTACGCGCATGCATCACAAAAACTATATTGTGGGCTTACAACTAGTGATGCTTCTCGTGCCATTTTTGGCATGTTTTGGTTACCTTATTAAGTTTTCTACTTCTTTACGTCTGCCTAGCTAAGTTGGGCGTTTCTTTACTGATAGTGACTGAATTGAAATCCTTCGCCCCCACAGCTAGCTAGTACTATGTATTTTCCACGAGGAAAACACCCTTTTATTCTAACAAATATTTTGCACTGTAAAATTCATGCACCCGACAAATatctttacataaaaaaattattgctacTGTATGGATCTTTGCTTGCTTATCAACCacttctaaactttgtaaaaaTGGGAGTTTTATGCAGTAGATTCAACATACTTTTGTATTGTCGAAATAGTTAAGAATTTAACGGCAAATTATCAATGAATTAATACTTGCtagtttataattttgataattataatgttttatctttttttttttccttgaacttTGAATGTGGCTGCAATTTGGcttccaaaattttttcttcacacaaggggaaaaaaaaaaagtttaggaaaaattttagatatttcacaattttgattttataaaaagtaatcCAAATTAgcagtttaaactttaaaaccCCAATTTCTTATAGGTATTGACTTGTATTCTTCATATGAGCAATGCCTCAATCAATGAAGAAAGGGGGCAAAAGCTGGTAAAATAAGAGCAAGTGTAATATCATATACAACCATCAAGCAGTCCCATTAGAATCAAAATGTTGGGGAGCATTAGTTGATTTATGTGTTGTTATACAATTGGGTTACCTGTTCCTACCCAAATGGTTTAAACACTTCAAATTGTTGAGCCATTGAATCTTATGAATAATGGTGGTAATGTCAATGTAATAGAAGACTCCACTTTGTAGCCATGAGAAATTTGATGCTCTCTAGTCTACTCAATCCGTTTCATTTTGGATCCGTACCACCTAATTCATGTGCACTGGAATCAGtcataaaattgaaaatgaagtTTGTAAGAATAATGTTAGAAGGTTGAAACATATCCACATCAAGGTCGGcaatatatacatacatgtgagtgtaatatataatatatcattttagaggtgttgggggaaaaaaatttctaaacccCATGAATCCCACATAATTTTTCGTGGCTTGAAATcttagttaaaaataaaacttattagttattattacaTTGTAAGGTCATTGATGTTTGCCTAACATCTAGTTAGGTAACTTATATTCATTGATATTTAATGAGTTATCTTCTAGCTTAAGTAGTGTTTTTAACGGAGAATACTATAGTGACAATGGAAAGTAGTGAAGGGATTGACTACTATATACATACTTGATGTTTGCCTAACATCTAGTTAGGTAACTTATATTCATCGATATTTAatgagttatcaaaaaaataaaaaagtagtgCTTTTAACGGAGAAAACTATAGTGACAATGGAAAGTAGTGAAGGGATTGACTAATATATACATACTTGTGCttgtaatatataatatatcattttttatcttaAATTTAGTGTTTATATGGGAAAagctaaatagctaaaaaaaacaCTAGGAAAACATGTGAACAAACATAAATGTGTTTGGTACTCAAATTATGTGGTGTCAATTACATGGTTAGGCAGTTGGCAATAGATATATTTAATATTggcaaaaatttgaaaaatactcAATGTAGTAGTTTGGAATAATTGCAGAAACAAACCCTTGCAATTTCAACTCTTCTTCATAATTCTTTGAGATTTACACATCCGTCAAATTGCTttcaaaaaaacagaaaatctCATAAAATTATAAGGAAGAATTGAAATCCTAAAAAGTATTATTGTCCCAAATCACATTTGGCATCATTTCCCAAGTGAATTATAGCAAAAGACAAATCTTCTGCATGCCTAGAAAACATAAAGGGCAATCGACATGGTTTCACTGTCAAAATTGTGTACAGACAAAGAACATAACCACAATTACATAACACATCACACatatacacaaaaaaatgtACTTTTCTCAAACACTGCTGATGTATTTAGTTTTGTGTCTTTAAAAATATGGTACATTAATTTGTGGGGGACCATGTATGCATGGTTTCCCACGTGGGACTATGGTTTTATTTCCTTTGTGCCATTTGAAGTCCATATGTAGTTGTCTTGATTTGTGGGCATGAGTTGTCGACTTGTAGGTCTTTATTGTTGTGACTTCtgagttttaattttaagttcaTTCTAATAAGATAAATAAATCTAATTCTCAAGGTAGTGTCAAAATCACTCACTTTTTATTGATGAGttaaaagttaatattttttttttctaagctATCGAAAATTATGAAAT contains:
- the LOC126727616 gene encoding cytosolic sulfotransferase 15-like: MPISINTTSMTITHYPKNQSSNGGEEEEISHECKELLLSLPKEKGWRTSHLYKYQEFWCQAIEIQSIVSFQRHFQASDNDVVLATIPKSGTTWLKALTFAIVNRKRFALENNHPLLTSNPHDLVPFFEYKLYANRQLPDLSNLPHPRLFGTHLPFPSLPDSIKKSGCRVVYICRNPFDTFISSWHFLNKIDPGSKAPMSLDEAFEMYCKGVIGFGPFWDHMLGYWKESIGRPHKVLFLKYEDLKEDVTFHLKKLAEFLGFPFSLEEERAGDVEKIAKLCSFENMKELEVNKAGKSIKYFENKALFRKGEVGDWVNYLTPRMVEQLAEVVEEKLGSSGLSFKVFS